A genomic window from Pseudomonas leptonychotis includes:
- a CDS encoding 2OG-Fe(II) oxygenase yields MGHVINRSLLHLRRLTINLVTYPEGHRVMRHNDPMGNGSYYKLNVVLIKPEEGGVFETDRVIFSIFNRIILFRPDLYDHSVSTIMRGKRVLLSIALHAPWGSTAQG; encoded by the coding sequence ATGGGCCACGTCATCAACCGCAGCTTGCTCCATCTACGGCGTTTGACTATCAATCTGGTCACCTATCCCGAAGGCCATCGTGTGATGCGCCACAATGACCCGATGGGAAACGGCAGCTACTACAAACTCAATGTTGTGTTGATCAAGCCTGAAGAAGGTGGAGTTTTCGAAACAGATCGTGTGATTTTCTCCATTTTTAACCGCATTATCCTGTTTCGTCCTGATCTATACGATCACAGCGTATCGACCATCATGCGTGGCAAACGTGTATTGCTGAGTATCGCGCTGCATGCACCTTGGGGTTCTACTGCCCAAGGCTAA
- a CDS encoding DUF2846 domain-containing protein translates to MQNRFKLFIAALGIAVLSGCASVPMDTPSADAALKSFPAPPADQAGLYIYRDSFAGQGLKKTVKIDGEVIGETANRTYFYRHISPGNHVLATESEFSDNAINLLAVAGQNYYVRQSIKMGVFVGGAKLDVVPEETAQKHLQKCELAK, encoded by the coding sequence ATGCAAAACCGCTTCAAGTTGTTTATTGCCGCACTCGGTATCGCCGTTCTTTCCGGTTGCGCGTCCGTACCGATGGACACCCCTTCGGCAGATGCTGCACTGAAGTCTTTCCCCGCACCACCAGCCGACCAAGCTGGCCTGTATATCTACCGCGACAGCTTCGCCGGCCAAGGGCTGAAAAAAACCGTCAAGATCGATGGCGAAGTGATTGGCGAAACAGCCAACCGCACTTACTTCTACCGCCATATCAGCCCGGGTAACCACGTCCTCGCCACCGAGTCAGAGTTCAGCGATAACGCCATCAACCTGCTAGCCGTCGCCGGGCAGAACTACTACGTACGTCAGTCCATCAAAATGGGCGTATTCGTCGGTGGCGCCAAATTGGACGTTGTCCCGGAAGAAACCGCGCAAAAGCACCTGCAGAAGTGTGAACTGGCAAAGTAA
- the cobF gene encoding precorrin-6A synthase (deacetylating) gives MKTLLIIGIGAGDPDYLTVQAINALNRTDVFFLMDKGSAKDSLIGLRKTICERFINGRDYRFASAECPERVRDVPDYHGSVVDLNQDKQQVFEGMIREQMSDGETGAFLVWGDPALYDSTLRIVEQIVANSSEQIEYEVIPGITSLQALAAKHKVCFNSIGQAFQITPARRLAEGGFPEGVDSVLVMLDAQDTYQRFVGQPMHIYWGAYIGTPDEVLIAGPLSEVADTIRTCRAELREQHGWIMDSYLLRKV, from the coding sequence ATGAAAACCCTTCTGATAATCGGCATCGGTGCCGGCGACCCGGACTACCTGACCGTGCAGGCGATCAACGCGCTGAACCGCACGGACGTGTTCTTCCTGATGGACAAAGGCAGCGCCAAGGACAGCCTGATCGGCCTGCGCAAGACCATCTGCGAGCGCTTTATTAACGGCCGCGACTATCGTTTTGCCAGCGCCGAGTGCCCGGAGCGGGTGCGCGATGTGCCCGACTATCACGGCAGCGTGGTTGATCTCAATCAGGACAAGCAGCAGGTGTTCGAAGGCATGATCCGCGAGCAGATGAGCGACGGTGAAACCGGGGCTTTTCTGGTCTGGGGCGACCCGGCGCTGTACGACAGCACCCTGCGCATCGTCGAGCAGATTGTGGCCAACAGCAGCGAGCAGATCGAGTACGAAGTCATCCCCGGCATCACCAGCCTGCAAGCTCTGGCAGCCAAGCATAAGGTCTGCTTTAACAGCATCGGTCAGGCCTTCCAGATCACCCCGGCACGGCGTCTGGCCGAAGGCGGCTTTCCCGAGGGCGTGGACAGCGTGCTGGTGATGCTCGACGCCCAGGACACCTACCAGCGTTTTGTCGGCCAGCCCATGCACATCTACTGGGGCGCTTATATCGGCACCCCGGACGAAGTGCTAATCGCCGGCCCGCTTAGTGAAGTCGCCGACACCATCCGCACCTGTCGTGCAGAGCTGCGCGAGCAGCATGGGTGGATTATGGACAGCTACCTGCTGAGGAAAGTGTGA
- a CDS encoding vWA domain-containing protein encodes MTTQVVFRGGLKGCPRNRLDLVLRPRSAKPAELWLVIVDASASTRRHGALSKAKGLLSEVFEQARRQRARLALLHATGRQAQWLWQGQKASAALQQWLAELGAGGGTPLFDALQQAADWQARRQRLHPGETQRLLIITDGRLRDWPALAPSACPALLVDIESAPIRLGRARQLAAELGADYRHIDSLPVLAGSLETTP; translated from the coding sequence ATGACAACGCAGGTAGTTTTTAGAGGTGGCCTTAAAGGTTGCCCGCGCAATCGTCTGGATCTCGTGTTGCGTCCGCGCAGCGCCAAGCCGGCTGAACTTTGGCTGGTAATTGTCGATGCCTCGGCCTCGACTCGCCGCCATGGCGCGCTGAGCAAAGCCAAGGGTTTGCTCAGTGAAGTGTTCGAGCAGGCTCGCCGGCAACGTGCGCGCTTGGCTTTGCTGCACGCCACTGGCCGCCAGGCGCAGTGGTTGTGGCAAGGGCAGAAAGCCTCCGCAGCCTTGCAACAATGGCTCGCCGAATTGGGCGCAGGCGGCGGCACACCGTTGTTTGATGCGCTGCAACAAGCGGCCGACTGGCAGGCGCGGCGTCAGCGCTTACACCCGGGCGAAACTCAGCGGTTGTTGATCATCACCGACGGCCGTCTGCGCGACTGGCCGGCGTTAGCGCCAAGCGCCTGCCCGGCGCTGCTGGTGGATATCGAAAGCGCCCCGATCCGCCTCGGCCGCGCCCGACAACTGGCGGCGGAGTTAGGCGCAGACTACCGACATATTGATTCGCTGCCGGTACTGGCCGGCAGCCTGGAGACAACCCCATGA
- a CDS encoding ATP-binding protein, whose product MTEHHFPLAAVVGADDLKLALCLAAIDPAIGGVLIEGPRGMAKSTLARGLADLLASGTFVTLPLGASEERIVGTLDLDAALGEGRAQFSPGLLAKANGGVLYVDEVNLLPDHLVDLLLDAAASGVNHIERDGISHRHAARFVLIGTMNGEEGELRPQLLDRFGLNLALDAQPQPAQRAEIVRRRLAFDADPQAFLQRWQVQQNELRGRCQRARERLATIPLDDAALEQISQRCFAAAVDGLRADLVWLRAARAHAAWRGVEQIASEDIDAVAEFVLRHRRRQSPPPAAQPPQPQSQPDNSAPSEQPQAPQGEGQWGELPAQVQSLGVRREPPRWTKKP is encoded by the coding sequence ATGACTGAACATCACTTTCCCCTCGCCGCCGTGGTTGGCGCTGACGACCTCAAGTTGGCGCTGTGCTTGGCGGCGATTGATCCGGCGATAGGCGGCGTGCTGATCGAAGGCCCGCGCGGCATGGCCAAATCGACCCTGGCCCGTGGCCTGGCCGATCTGCTGGCCAGCGGCACCTTTGTCACCTTGCCGTTGGGGGCGAGTGAGGAGCGCATTGTCGGCACGCTCGACCTGGATGCCGCGCTGGGCGAGGGCCGCGCGCAGTTTTCCCCCGGTCTGCTAGCCAAGGCCAATGGCGGCGTGTTGTACGTGGATGAGGTCAACTTGCTGCCCGATCATCTGGTCGATCTGCTGCTAGATGCCGCCGCCAGCGGGGTCAACCATATCGAGCGCGATGGCATCTCCCATCGGCATGCCGCGCGCTTTGTGCTGATTGGCACCATGAACGGCGAAGAGGGCGAACTGCGCCCGCAACTGCTCGACCGCTTCGGCCTTAATCTGGCCCTGGACGCCCAGCCGCAACCGGCGCAGCGCGCCGAAATTGTTCGCCGCCGGCTGGCCTTTGATGCCGATCCGCAGGCATTTCTGCAGCGTTGGCAGGTGCAGCAAAACGAGCTACGCGGCCGTTGCCAACGTGCCCGCGAGCGCCTCGCGACGATTCCGCTAGATGACGCCGCCCTGGAGCAAATCAGCCAGCGCTGCTTTGCTGCTGCGGTCGATGGTTTGCGTGCTGATCTGGTCTGGCTGCGCGCCGCCCGGGCGCATGCCGCTTGGCGTGGCGTCGAGCAGATTGCGTCCGAGGATATTGATGCGGTGGCAGAGTTCGTACTGCGCCACCGTCGCCGGCAGAGTCCACCACCAGCCGCACAACCTCCGCAGCCTCAGTCACAACCGGACAACAGCGCGCCCAGCGAACAGCCACAAGCGCCGCAAGGCGAGGGCCAGTGGGGCGAATTACCTGCCCAAGTGCAAAGCCTCGGCGTCCGGCGTGAACCGCCCCGCTGGACAAAAAAGCCCTAG
- the cobN gene encoding cobaltochelatase subunit CobN, whose translation MHLIRTQPGSQVPVDSIADLGQTPAELVILCTGDSQLSLLAEVARQLPEDYPSLRLASPAQLSNHASVDLYVEQVLQHAKVILIAVHGGVSYWRYGIERLVELAERGARVIMVPGCDNPDPELMGLSTVPLVDAERLWQFLRQGGAHNALQLFNCIASQWLQRDYAWGEPQPLPRVGLYHPQQVGAVLADWQANWQPAAPVVALLFYRTQVQAANTGFIDVFCQRLQAQGLNPLPIAVASLKEAACLAQVETWLDDTHTALIINTTAFALSNPEAPSARPFRRDIPVLQVICALDNHAQWQASAQGLGSRDLAMHVVLPELDGRLITQPISFKGMAWHSERSQSDVVCYQPHLPGMDFVAELARNWIALADKANVDKRIALVLANYPTRDGRIGNGVGLDTPAAALNILRALEQQGYPVEGLPASGTALIHQLLGGVTNDLDNLDLRPCAQSLALDDYLAFFHSLPQTNQQAVRERWGEPQQDPMFRGGRLMIAGLRFGLTFVGIQPARGYQLDAAAVYHDPDLVPPHGYLAFYCWLRKTFAADAVIHVGKHGNLEWLPGKSVGLSEQCWPSAILGPLPNIYPFIVNDPGEGAQAKRRTQAVIIDHLMPPLTRAESYGPLRDLERLADEYYEASQLDLRRAAELRGEILLKVREASLDRELGLQLNEDPNSWLPQLDAYLCDLKESQIRDGLHVFGESPVGTLRRDTLLALLRIPRGDGQGGNASLLRALASDLQLAFDPLDCDMAAPWQGLRPPVLAELSDEAWRSTGDTRERLELLALQLIDTADYQAVGAQSRQVLQRLHEQIAPLLDACGDAEMHGLLSALDGRFVPAGPSGAPSRGRLDVLPTGRNFYSVDVRNLPTPTAWRIGVQAADRLLERHLQDHGDHLRQLGLSMWGTATMRTGGDDMAQALALMGVRPVWQAGSQRVERFEVLPLAQLGRPRVDVTLRVSGFFRDAFSNLIRLFDDAVQAVVDLDEPEDMNPLSARVWRESLTLQDSGLDEAEARKQAGWRVFGSKPGAYGAGVQNAIEERLWQTREDLAEVYLNWGGYAYGAHSEGTPARAQFAERLEQMQAVLHNQDNREHDILDSNDYYQFQGGMLAAVETLRGAKVASYHGDNSQPDTPRIRTLKEELNRVVRARAANPKWIDGMKRHGYKGAFELAATIDYLFAFDATSELVDDHQYALLTDAYLLDKSTRDFIQQHNPGALQDILERLLEAQQRGLWQEPGEYRETLENLLIDSEES comes from the coding sequence ATGCACCTAATCCGCACCCAGCCCGGCAGCCAAGTGCCGGTCGACAGCATCGCTGATCTCGGCCAGACCCCGGCTGAGCTGGTGATTCTCTGCACCGGCGATTCGCAGCTGTCGCTGTTGGCGGAGGTGGCGCGGCAGTTACCCGAGGATTACCCCAGCCTGCGTCTGGCCAGCCCGGCGCAGCTGAGCAATCACGCCTCGGTGGATCTCTATGTCGAGCAGGTGCTACAGCATGCCAAGGTCATCCTGATTGCCGTGCACGGCGGCGTCAGTTACTGGCGCTACGGTATTGAGCGTTTGGTTGAGTTGGCCGAGCGCGGTGCGCGGGTGATCATGGTGCCCGGCTGCGACAACCCCGACCCTGAGCTGATGGGCCTGAGCACTGTGCCGCTGGTTGATGCCGAGCGGCTCTGGCAGTTCCTCCGGCAGGGCGGTGCGCATAATGCCTTGCAGCTGTTCAACTGCATCGCCAGCCAGTGGCTACAGCGCGACTATGCCTGGGGCGAACCGCAGCCGTTGCCGCGCGTGGGCCTGTATCACCCACAGCAGGTCGGCGCGGTTTTGGCCGACTGGCAGGCCAATTGGCAACCCGCTGCGCCGGTGGTGGCGCTGCTGTTTTATCGCACCCAGGTGCAGGCGGCGAACACCGGCTTTATTGATGTGTTCTGCCAACGCTTGCAGGCTCAGGGCCTCAATCCGCTGCCGATTGCCGTGGCCAGCCTCAAAGAAGCCGCCTGTTTGGCTCAGGTCGAAACCTGGCTGGACGACACCCACACGGCGCTGATCATCAACACCACCGCGTTCGCTTTATCTAATCCAGAAGCGCCGAGTGCGCGGCCTTTCCGCCGCGATATCCCGGTGCTGCAAGTCATCTGCGCGCTGGATAACCATGCGCAGTGGCAAGCCAGCGCTCAAGGTTTGGGTTCCCGCGACTTGGCCATGCACGTTGTGCTGCCGGAGTTGGATGGCCGGTTGATTACCCAGCCCATCAGCTTTAAAGGTATGGCCTGGCACAGCGAGCGCAGCCAGAGCGATGTGGTGTGTTACCAGCCGCATCTGCCGGGGATGGATTTCGTCGCTGAGCTGGCGCGCAACTGGATCGCCTTGGCTGACAAGGCCAACGTCGATAAGCGCATTGCCTTGGTGCTGGCCAACTACCCGACTCGCGACGGCCGTATCGGCAATGGTGTTGGCCTGGACACCCCGGCGGCGGCGCTGAATATTCTTCGCGCGCTCGAACAGCAGGGCTATCCGGTTGAAGGCTTGCCTGCCAGCGGTACGGCGCTGATCCACCAGTTGCTCGGTGGCGTGACCAATGATCTGGATAACCTCGACCTACGGCCCTGTGCGCAGAGCCTGGCACTGGACGATTACCTGGCGTTCTTCCACAGCCTGCCGCAAACCAACCAGCAAGCGGTGCGTGAACGCTGGGGCGAGCCGCAGCAGGACCCGATGTTCCGTGGCGGGCGCTTGATGATCGCCGGTCTGCGCTTCGGCCTGACTTTTGTCGGCATCCAGCCGGCGCGCGGCTATCAGCTGGATGCGGCGGCGGTGTACCACGACCCCGATTTGGTGCCACCGCACGGTTACCTGGCGTTCTACTGCTGGCTGCGCAAAACCTTTGCTGCCGATGCCGTGATCCACGTCGGCAAGCACGGCAATCTGGAGTGGCTGCCGGGCAAGAGCGTCGGTTTATCCGAGCAGTGCTGGCCGAGCGCAATTCTTGGCCCGCTGCCGAATATCTACCCCTTTATCGTCAACGATCCGGGCGAGGGTGCGCAGGCCAAGCGGCGTACTCAGGCGGTGATTATCGACCACCTGATGCCGCCGCTGACCCGCGCCGAAAGCTACGGCCCGCTGCGCGATCTGGAGCGCCTGGCCGACGAGTATTACGAGGCCAGCCAGCTCGACCTGCGCCGCGCCGCCGAGCTGCGTGGGGAGATTCTGCTCAAGGTGCGCGAGGCCAGCTTGGATCGCGAACTGGGCCTGCAACTCAACGAAGACCCCAACAGTTGGCTGCCGCAGCTCGACGCTTATCTGTGTGATTTGAAGGAATCACAGATTCGCGACGGCCTGCATGTCTTCGGCGAGTCGCCCGTCGGCACGCTGCGCCGCGACACCTTGCTGGCGCTGCTACGCATTCCCCGTGGCGATGGCCAGGGCGGCAATGCCAGTCTGTTGCGCGCCTTGGCCAGCGACCTGCAATTGGCCTTCGATCCGCTCGACTGCGATATGGCCGCGCCCTGGCAGGGACTGCGCCCGCCGGTGCTGGCAGAGCTGAGCGATGAAGCTTGGCGCAGTACCGGCGATACCCGCGAGCGTTTGGAGTTGCTGGCTTTACAGCTGATCGATACAGCGGATTACCAAGCCGTGGGTGCGCAAAGTCGCCAGGTGCTGCAACGCTTGCATGAGCAAATCGCGCCACTGCTGGATGCCTGCGGCGATGCCGAGATGCACGGTTTGTTATCGGCGCTGGATGGGCGCTTTGTCCCGGCTGGGCCGAGTGGCGCGCCGAGTCGCGGGCGCCTGGATGTGCTGCCCACCGGGCGTAACTTCTACAGCGTGGATGTGCGCAACTTACCGACGCCGACCGCCTGGCGCATCGGCGTGCAGGCAGCGGATCGTCTGCTCGAACGGCATCTGCAGGACCACGGCGACCATCTGCGCCAGCTCGGCCTGTCGATGTGGGGTACGGCGACTATGCGTACCGGCGGCGATGATATGGCCCAGGCCCTCGCGCTGATGGGCGTGCGCCCGGTATGGCAGGCGGGCAGCCAGCGCGTCGAGCGTTTCGAGGTGCTGCCGCTGGCGCAACTCGGCCGCCCACGGGTGGACGTGACCCTGCGTGTTTCCGGTTTCTTTCGTGATGCCTTCAGCAACCTGATTCGCCTGTTTGACGACGCGGTGCAGGCGGTGGTCGATCTCGATGAGCCGGAGGACATGAACCCGCTGTCGGCAAGGGTTTGGCGTGAATCCCTGACCCTGCAAGACAGCGGCCTGGACGAAGCCGAGGCACGCAAGCAAGCCGGTTGGCGCGTGTTCGGCAGCAAGCCGGGGGCTTATGGAGCGGGCGTGCAAAACGCCATCGAAGAACGCCTGTGGCAAACCCGCGAAGACCTGGCCGAGGTCTACCTCAACTGGGGCGGCTATGCCTACGGCGCGCACAGCGAAGGCACCCCCGCGCGCGCGCAGTTCGCCGAGCGTCTGGAGCAGATGCAGGCGGTGCTGCACAACCAGGACAACCGCGAACACGACATTCTCGATTCCAACGACTACTACCAGTTTCAGGGCGGCATGCTCGCGGCGGTGGAAACCCTGCGCGGGGCCAAAGTGGCCAGTTACCACGGCGACAATAGCCAGCCGGATACACCGCGTATCCGCACCTTGAAGGAAGAACTCAACCGCGTGGTGCGTGCCCGTGCGGCCAATCCCAAGTGGATCGACGGCATGAAGCGCCACGGTTACAAAGGCGCGTTTGAGTTGGCGGCGACCATCGACTATTTATTCGCTTTCGACGCCACAAGCGAACTGGTTGACGACCACCAATATGCGCTGCTCACCGATGCTTATCTGCTCGATAAAAGTACCCGCGACTTTATCCAACAACACAACCCCGGTGCCCTGCAGGACATCCTCGAACGCCTGCTCGAAGCCCAGCAACGCGGCCTCTGGCAGGAACCCGGTGAGTACCGCGAAACCCTGGAAAACCTGCTGATTGATAGCGAGGAGTCGTAG
- the cobW gene encoding cobalamin biosynthesis protein CobW — translation MKTLGKLPVTIVTGFLGAGKTTLLRHMLGHADGRRIAVIVNEFGELGIDGEILKQCSIGCSEEEANGRIFELANGCLCCTVQEEFFPVMRELVARRGELDHILIETSGLALPKPLVQAFNWPEIRNACTVDAVITVVDSPAVAAGTFAAFPDQVDQQRKLDPNLDHESPLHELFADQLASADLVILNKADLLDAAALAAVRAEVAEELPPAVKIIEAHGGELPLDVLLGLNCETELHIDARKTHHDLEGHEDHDHDEFDSFQVELPQAEEARLLSALKDAVAKHGILRIKGFAAIPGKPMRLLLQGVGQRFDKHFDRAWQADEARVSRLIVIGQQLDQATIEAELQAALA, via the coding sequence ATGAAAACCCTCGGCAAACTTCCCGTCACCATCGTTACCGGCTTTCTCGGCGCCGGTAAAACCACCTTGCTCCGCCATATGCTTGGCCACGCTGACGGGCGGCGCATTGCGGTGATCGTCAATGAATTCGGCGAGCTGGGCATCGACGGCGAAATCCTCAAGCAGTGCTCCATCGGTTGCAGCGAAGAAGAGGCCAATGGGCGGATCTTCGAACTGGCCAACGGCTGCCTGTGTTGCACAGTGCAGGAAGAATTCTTTCCGGTGATGCGCGAACTGGTGGCGCGCCGTGGCGAGCTGGACCACATCCTCATTGAGACCTCCGGCCTGGCTCTGCCCAAGCCTCTGGTGCAGGCTTTCAACTGGCCGGAAATCCGCAACGCCTGCACCGTCGATGCGGTGATCACTGTGGTCGACAGCCCAGCCGTGGCCGCCGGCACCTTCGCCGCCTTCCCTGATCAGGTCGACCAGCAGCGCAAGCTCGACCCGAATCTGGACCACGAATCGCCGCTGCACGAGCTGTTCGCCGACCAACTGGCCAGCGCCGACCTGGTGATCCTCAATAAAGCCGACTTGCTCGACGCTGCGGCGCTGGCTGCAGTGCGTGCCGAAGTGGCCGAGGAACTGCCACCTGCGGTGAAAATCATCGAAGCCCATGGCGGCGAACTGCCGCTGGATGTGTTGCTGGGCCTGAACTGCGAAACCGAACTGCACATCGATGCGCGTAAAACCCACCATGACCTGGAAGGCCATGAAGACCACGATCATGACGAATTCGACTCGTTCCAGGTGGAACTACCGCAAGCCGAGGAAGCACGCTTACTGAGCGCCTTGAAGGATGCAGTGGCCAAGCACGGCATTCTGCGTATCAAGGGTTTCGCGGCGATTCCCGGCAAGCCGATGCGCCTGTTGCTGCAAGGCGTTGGTCAGCGTTTCGACAAACACTTCGACCGCGCCTGGCAGGCCGATGAGGCGCGGGTCAGCCGCTTGATCGTGATCGGTCAGCAGCTTGATCAGGCGACAATTGAAGCCGAGCTACAAGCGGCATTGGCCTGA
- a CDS encoding cobalamin biosynthesis protein, translated as MAVGQSRLTADGPHGELRRRTTRALLMMPSPVYNRLAPAIQVVAGLGCRRGCCLEDLSTLLLDSLQAQGLTLDNLVALASIAHKRDELGLLALAEHLGLQLIYFSPEELLLYQNLVEACALTLSVTGSPAVAEPCALALAERLGGQPASLLGGKTRNASATCALALIAAKELS; from the coding sequence ATGGCGGTCGGTCAATCACGGTTGACCGCTGATGGCCCGCATGGTGAGCTACGCCGCCGCACAACCCGAGCGCTGTTGATGATGCCCAGCCCTGTCTATAACCGCCTCGCGCCCGCCATTCAAGTGGTCGCCGGGCTGGGCTGTCGACGTGGTTGCTGCCTCGAAGACTTATCCACACTGTTGCTCGACAGCCTACAGGCGCAGGGCCTGACGCTGGATAACCTCGTGGCGCTGGCGAGCATCGCGCACAAACGCGATGAGCTTGGGTTACTGGCATTGGCCGAACACCTCGGCCTGCAGCTGATCTACTTCAGCCCTGAAGAGCTGCTGCTCTATCAAAACCTCGTTGAAGCTTGCGCGCTTACCCTGTCCGTCACCGGCAGCCCGGCCGTCGCCGAACCTTGCGCCCTGGCGCTGGCCGAACGCCTGGGCGGCCAACCTGCCAGCCTGCTCGGCGGCAAAACCCGGAATGCCAGCGCCACCTGCGCCCTGGCGTTGATTGCAGCCAAGGAGCTGTCATGA
- the cobM gene encoding precorrin-4 C(11)-methyltransferase has product MTVYFIGAGPGDPELITVKGQRLLRSCPVILYAGSLVPAAVLEGHSAEQVVNTAELHLDEIIELIAQAHSKGQDVARVHSGDPSLYGAIGEQIRHLRRLEIPFQIIPGVTATAACAALLESELTLPEVSQTLILTRYASKSEMPAGEQLSDLARHGATMAIHLGVVHLSKIVAELLPHYGADCPIAVVHRASWPDQDWVSGTLATIEEQVRAKGFRRTALILVGRVLHAEQFADSALYNAEHRHLFRSSDA; this is encoded by the coding sequence ATGACTGTTTACTTTATCGGCGCCGGCCCCGGCGACCCTGAGCTGATCACCGTCAAGGGCCAGCGCCTGCTGCGCAGCTGCCCGGTGATTCTCTACGCCGGTTCACTGGTGCCGGCAGCGGTGCTGGAAGGCCACAGTGCCGAGCAGGTGGTTAACACCGCCGAACTGCACCTGGATGAGATCATCGAGCTGATTGCCCAGGCGCACAGCAAAGGTCAGGACGTTGCCCGCGTGCATTCCGGCGACCCGTCGCTGTATGGCGCGATTGGTGAGCAGATCCGCCACCTGCGTCGGCTGGAGATTCCTTTTCAGATCATTCCCGGGGTCACCGCCACTGCCGCCTGCGCTGCATTGCTGGAAAGCGAGCTGACCCTGCCCGAGGTGTCACAGACGTTGATTCTCACCCGCTATGCGAGCAAGTCGGAGATGCCGGCGGGCGAGCAGCTGAGTGATCTGGCGCGCCACGGCGCGACCATGGCCATCCACCTCGGAGTGGTGCATCTGAGCAAGATAGTGGCCGAACTGCTGCCGCACTACGGCGCGGACTGCCCGATTGCTGTGGTGCATCGCGCCAGCTGGCCGGATCAGGATTGGGTCAGCGGCACACTCGCCACCATCGAGGAACAGGTGCGCGCCAAGGGCTTTCGCCGTACCGCACTGATACTCGTCGGCCGCGTGCTGCATGCCGAACAGTTCGCCGACTCGGCGCTGTATAACGCCGAACATCGGCATCTGTTCAGGTCGTCCGACGCCTAA
- a CDS encoding YoaK family protein: MPIGYARRLIGRERSAAANRHLGFALAFVAGAINAGGFLAVQQYTSHMTGIVSAMADNIALGAHELVWGGLGAVLSFLLGAACSTVMVNYSRRRQLHSEYALPLLLEAVLLLCFGFLGAALAQITGLFVPLTVILLCFIMGLQNALITKLSNAEIRTTHITGIITDIGIELGKLFYWNRTHNPEIARVMADRQRLWVLSLLAVYFFLGGVVGALGFNYLGYIATVPLALFLVLLASVPAVDDLLLLMRRLLRR, translated from the coding sequence ATGCCCATTGGGTATGCGAGGCGTCTGATTGGCCGTGAGCGCAGTGCAGCGGCTAATCGACATTTAGGTTTCGCCCTGGCGTTTGTTGCCGGTGCGATTAATGCTGGTGGCTTCTTGGCCGTGCAGCAATACACCTCGCATATGACCGGCATTGTTTCGGCCATGGCCGACAACATCGCGCTGGGTGCCCACGAGCTGGTGTGGGGTGGTCTCGGCGCGGTGCTGTCGTTTCTGCTTGGCGCGGCGTGTTCGACGGTGATGGTCAATTACTCACGGCGGCGGCAGCTGCACAGTGAGTATGCCTTGCCGTTATTGCTCGAAGCCGTCTTGCTGTTGTGCTTTGGCTTTCTCGGCGCGGCGTTGGCGCAGATTACTGGCCTGTTTGTGCCGCTGACGGTGATCCTGCTGTGCTTCATCATGGGCTTGCAGAATGCGCTGATCACCAAGCTCTCCAACGCCGAAATTCGCACCACCCATATCACCGGGATCATTACTGATATCGGTATCGAGTTGGGTAAATTATTTTATTGGAATCGCACCCACAACCCTGAGATCGCCCGGGTGATGGCAGACCGCCAACGGCTGTGGGTACTTAGCTTGCTGGCTGTGTATTTCTTCCTGGGAGGCGTTGTCGGCGCCCTGGGCTTTAACTATCTGGGCTACATCGCGACTGTGCCGCTGGCCTTGTTTTTGGTGCTATTGGCCAGCGTTCCAGCGGTGGATGATCTGCTGTTGCTCATGCGGCGTTTGTTGCGCCGCTGA